The stretch of DNA gtaggtgcaagtccaaatgcaaaattcgccacaatgatgtgtttgacaagcccaattgctgagcacgccgtggaatcgaaacattctggtcatcctccacactggcagcaacagcagcaatattttcggccgaacgcacattacgatgatgcacaggtttcacaatatccactacggatccagtttgttcgaatttacgcactacattagcgattgtgtgctctgtaggccgtccatgacgaccaaaatccgtccgtaatgctcgaaaaatggaaaaccctgtacattttACGAATCATCCATCGGAGCAATCAGTTCGAGCAACCAGTTCGTTTGCGCTCCACTTTTATTTTACAGGATAAAGCCGGGCttatacgttgtcagttactcggttgcCAGTAAATATCAAACGATCCGCAGAATTACGAACATACCCACACCATAAAATTTGACATTTTGATTGGTATGTACGGGGCTACTCGCCCGTTTAAAAGCAAAACACTTTGAAGCGGCTCGGTTGCGAGTAGCCCCATGCATTTagatcaaatgtcaaatttcgtggtatACCCATACccgttcgtaattcttcggatcattggacgtttactcgcaaccggGTAACTGACaaccaaagtacgtagaataagaaggtagtctactccctgctttgttcaagtagtggtaggcaaagaaaaaaagcaaaaaatagaaataaaccatcgatcggaTCTATATAAATTCGagcgtttttaatttttttttattattacacaagaactgtctcaaaatatgtttcgaaatgatgaaatagTAGTTTACTTAAATATTTTATAACTTAAAACAGTAGAATGATCGCAcctgtactataaaaataatgcgaaaaatagatcaattcacttatcagactgtgtggcgcttcatggACACGattctttgaatacatttgaaaaaaaaaaacaattcaatactaaggtaaaatgtatgaacgatatgttccgatgaacaattgcaaatataaatatatatagaaggtgtatttgcatatgaagtaaaattctgattatacgcgagcgtaacatgagcaaatttataacacatgcgaattaggactcttttggtattaacaagttcttccgcatagtaactcgatgttgataattctttaatattttccttcgttgatcgtattgttttcacatattcacgttggagagccttaacctttCTCTTTGTTGGCCGAGGCGTttcgattgaatgtaatacttttccgtttactgtttttgaaagcataggcagccgtggcagtgttccgagctctgcaatacaatttgcttaaccaatgttaaagttgctaaaacttaaaacttatattatagacccattaaacgtaaacataataattgtattgatatcaacacaattttattctattgattttcatgacatgaaacgctatgactcaggaataacattttatttttgtggttttaatagctgtttcgatgattttgtctggcatcagtgtcgagaaaataacgatgctttcaccaatacaaacaaaaccattgccgaaaattgaaaaatgaaaatttaactttcagagtactagctcgagttttccgacgtttttcactatacagtgcgacagcagatgaaaatttaatatcttgtgagtgaccgattagagtttggttgatattacttgatgggaagtgtgcgtaAACGATCATTTCCTTCACACTGTTTcccaaaaatattgattttcggcGAGGGGTGtcggagggagatgaaagacatgagcgccattgtggcagccatttgtagctagcttccaccttcaccttaatgtagGGAAACTGTGGTTTAAACAATACGGTGCTACCTGTAACGCTGCGCAAGCCATGgttgtgtaacatttacccgaataccaCTCACCCGAAACATGTTTTCTCGAAGCACATTTATCCGACTGTAACAAATaaccgaatgcaacatttacacGAATGTGACAAAATATTTATCGAATCTCCTGATAATAAATAAGATTTAATCaataggggaagggtggtaaaaacggacaccctaagtaaaagtggtttttttttgtgaatttcgcaaaaaaaaatatatagctatctcaccagaaattgatagtctaggtctcttttcataataaaatttgtgtttgaGGCATAAACTTTGAAACATGAATgtgtctttgaaaaaataagattgagtcgggaaagacggacacttggcgAGAAAGATGGAAACCTGGGGTGGGAAGTTTATGTgctcgataagttttggaggtcttcaaatatgccttaaaAATGATCTAACAAAAAGGCTAGCCTAAAATCACCTAACAaatactttgaaaataaaaaatataaagcataaatgtcttagaaatgtgaaaagaattggtAAGAAAAGACAGAGTACTTGCGTATTAACACCACCACAGCGCAATTTTTGTTATACACTAGCTGGCCCGGCTAACTTCGTCTCgcctaatttttattttttgttattaataccttcaaacaccgtttccttactaagcgcacgttcatgggtccaatcgcagaactgttcattggatGATTTCCTAATCGACTTTttcaaattaccttttactaaaaaattcctagtacttctaccaaaactcgtcattataatatcagattattttcagacataattctcgtttacaatttttcaaccacttgcaaataacatgtttttccattacatggaataaaggTTTGATatagataatatgatagaataaaggcagccctgaatcggacaattcctcgaGTTTCACTCTTatccatttcatttttatttatatagatagagaaTGATATAGGAGCGTGTttaatcacattaaaatccacttccattttcgaacaattcaaagatcaattttattagcgcaaacatcaaatggactaacaacgctaggaactatgtaattgtagatcatatgggaattgaattttcagaattttcactCTGTAAAAtaaaccgttctgaatcatatttcggacactttgttctaatatcttgaaatgcttaatgcaccgatgatataactataaaattagtatcacaattgcttccttagagtaatcccttgattTCAccatcacttcatttgagaattacattcgaattattacatagtaggaaaaatccatccaaaatccaaaatccactcattattgtttgtgtttgatatttgcttagcgtgagctttaaaaacacaatttcccgtcataccgttctgaatcaaatttcggacgcttaaggcatatgatgcagaaaacaggtctaaactttatgcaggtattatttggttgatatttttataaattagttcaatatgcttttaagctttctattttggtacctatttgattaaaaaaaaagaaatcatcgaaaaaaatgcttttcaaatgaagcgaatataaaccaaacttcggacactaaatcaaatttcggacagattgaattcaaatttcggacactttattttgtaattttttgaacgaaaattacattacacttgattatattttatagtcaactgcgaaatacTTACCCCGTAATTCCTGAATACAGTTTGAATACTGAATACAGGATTCGttggaaaaattgtattgacatATCCCAAATGGGCCCTTTTTTGAAGACGTTAAGATGACGTAGAATGATAAATAAAACACCTTCTTCAAAAATACAATTTCCCGGTAtactgaatcatatttcggacgcttaaggcatatgatgcagaaaacaggtctaaactttatgcacaggtattatttggttgatatttttaataaattagttcaatatgcttttaagcttcctactttggtacctatttgattgaaagcaTAAAGAAATCATcggataaaatgcttttcaaatgaatcgaataaaaatcaaacttcggacactaaatcaaatttcggacactttattttgtaattttttgaacgaaaattacactacacttgattatattttatagtcaactgcgaaacacttaccaagcaatcacagtgaactgttaacgatgatgagaacgggtaaattctacgtacttacgctaagcaaacgtcaaacacaaacgatagtgagtagtgttgatagatttttgccgattatgttataattcaaatgtagttctcatatgaaatgatagtgagtCCAAGGGAttgctctaaagaagcaattgtgatattaattttatagttatatcactagtgcattaagcatttcaagatattaaaacaaattgtccgaaatatgatgcagAACGGTATTATCCTTGCACAAATCTGGCCGTTTTCAACGAGTTCTCTTAAACTCCTCATAACTCCGTGGAAATATTTGTTGATGACCGTTAGGCCCTCCGGAAGGCATTCCAAACGGACAACAACATGAATACcgaagaaaatagtcagcattACCTTCAGTTTTGATCGACTTTGAGGTGGTGACGATGATAATAGACTCATTAGCATGTCATATTCGTCCACCCATGCGTCGTCGCTAGTAATTgtgcgttggatgaacgtgggatcagaaGCACGATTTCAGGCATATCAAAAATCGCCGAGTTAACTTGTTcttgacgctgtaaacaaacaaAATTACAGATCTCGCTTAAAATTGACATTAAAACCACTGATAGTAGAactaactaaataaaaaaattaaaaatgttcagatttaaaattacaaattcccggtatatatttgacagaatgtatgaaCGAACAGCCGTACATCAACAAATGCTTGTAAAACGTGTATTACCGTACATTCGTTCCCATCGGGGTTCCCTCAAGTGTTGGTTGGATTTGACGAGTTGTCAAATACAATAGTCGAATGTATTAgggtaatttaaaattaaaattacgaAGAGTGCTAAAATGCCTTAAACTTTCTTCAATGACCAGGTACTGCAGAAAAGCAGCCGATGAGGTTTAaagcttaaaattcgaattttcattcGAGAGTTCATCTTATAAGAGATGAACTCCAAATCAAGCTTGCCTTTAGAACAAAATCCAATTAAAACCATTAGATAATCTGCTCCAAAATTACGTATGAAGAAGTTTTCCGGTTCCTTCTGTGGATTCCTAAAGTATCATAAATTTACCGAGGCCGTCCAAATAATTCTTTTTTATCGGAATAAATCACCTGCGgcttgaaaataaataaaaaatggttgttgaaaatgttaaaaacatatatttttgacACCTGCTGCAAACATAATCGAAACAGACTATGCAAAACTTACATTCTaccaatattaacagaagcccAATGTTACATAGCATCGATTGTGTTGTAAAGATCGCAAGATGTGTAAAAATGAGATGCTGCTATTGAAAGTGGTCGATGTGTATTGAGCTATCTGAAAACAACTCCCAAAATGAGTTCATCTGATTGTACACTCTGTGATAGGGCATAAAAgagaatacatttttttatcattattgGAGTAGATCCTCCGTTTGAGTATAGATCAAAAATCTCCTCCAGTAATCTCCTGGCATAATAGGCCGTCTTGCTGAAAGACCACATCCTTCATCACGTGATGTATCTTGATGAGGGCGGCAACAACCCGGTCGGCTGCCAGACGTTGCCGTCCTGCGTCAAGTAGGTCCCGTAATTCTTTATGTCCACGATGTCGTGCTTCGCCGGAAAGATGGTTTTCACCAGCTCTTTTAGCCGCTCTTtttgggtgattgcctgctgttCAAACATGGACAGCCTATACAGACTCTTCCGCAGAAACATTTTGGCCAGATACTTTTTCACCATTCGGCCGGTTGCTCCGACATTCCGACCCAAAGCGCGGAACGATGAGGTGACTTAGCTCTCGGTCTTCTTCATCATCTTCTGCTGCACTATTCCGGCACTACCTGCGACCGGAATCAGGCTTCCGCTTTACGCTCTCGCCATTATCCAGaagggagaggatgttgtaaatgcTGGGTCTGATTTATTCTGTGGACACGAAGTGCCTCACCATGTCTACTACAAGCGAAGCATCGAGCGTAGTTGCTTGACTATTTTCGCCATGACTGTTGAAAATCAATTGACAAACGCTGTCAATTTGTGTTCTGTCCACACCAGGGTTGATACATGCTACCTGCTGAAAAGTATATAAATACACCAAACTGCATCTAATTATTTAGCACTTCAATATGCCAGATAGCAATTGTACATTGAATTGTTATCACTTCTTTACCATTTTTGTTATGGAAATAGCAAAATGATGTAAACTTGATAgatattaataattaaaaatagaTAAACATAACTAATTTTAGCAGAACTGGTGAAATTCAGCAGTAGTTTGCATGGTGACTATTCCAATATTGATACTTTAGATAAACCAAAGAATAAGATACGTCGGTTAGAACGAATGTGCAATATGCGattcgatttgtttttcaaacattgCTGAGCTTTTGTTCATTCactcttctaatatgatagcgTCAGCATTCATAATGTAGgcagaaaacacatttttgctTGCCATGGCAAAAACATGGATCCTCATATGGAATCACAGCCACGTTTGTGTTGTATATCGACTATGCCAAGCAAATCACATATAAGGTGGCGCTTGAAAGACGACGGAACAAGTGCTGTCCTTTCGCGTTCGACCAGGATTCAAGAGTGTTTGGATACGTTcgcgaaaaacaaacaaaatccaattagaAACCGGATGTTAATTTATCTATTTATGCAAACATACTTTCCGTGTTTCATTTTCACAtgttatacccctcccccctgaATCCCTCAGTCATAGGTCTTTGGCTCGTACTTGCTGTCACTAGGTTGAAATTTGAAACGTCGTCTGTAGGCTGGTAACTGCTGGCGACTGTTATTAAATAATTGCTTTCTAAGCATTGGTTAGGTTTTCCTACTTATACTATATATGCAAAAAGTGCAAAAATGCTTAAAAACGAGCTAGCTTTGTTTTTGTGGTGCTTTCTGCAGTTTTATATAACCGGAGTGCCCTCCTCTATTGGAGTGTCGAATAGAATCTGGTACGGCCATTCCCGGTGTATGACGGGCCCAATGTCTCCATTTAGAATCGTTATTAAATCGTCGAGATAGCGAACGTCGTCAAGGTCATCGGAGAGCTTTCGCGTGTCGGCAAGTAAACGGTTGGTGGTTGCTTCTAGAGACTGAAAATAACAACATGAGTTACTTGCTACAACACGCAACGTTTGCGAAACAAAACATCTCACCAGAATGTCCTTATGCAGCTCAACCGATTTGTACATTAGCGAATGAATGTTCGTATCCATCTTtccgatttcttcaattttatccGAGATGTCCTCTATCATGCTGGATGCCGTCGAGCTGTAACTAGTTTGTCCCGAGCAATTGGCCGAGTCACAACCACCGGAAGATTTCCGGAAATTTTGTAGTTGGAAGCTGTTCAGGATGTTCGATTCGAGCAGGGTGAAACTGTGAAATCGTTCGTTTCGCTGACTGAGGGAAGTTTTACTCCGAGGAAACAGATATTGCGTTCTATGGGCCTGTCGAAGGTGATGGTGGTCATGTGAGAGACTGTTACTGCTGTTGTCATGATTGTACAAGAGACCGTCGTCTTCCTGTGTGTGTTCAGAGTGCCGTGGACAGCTATGCGCCGATTCCCCTTCGTCTTCGCTGGAAACGCCGGAATCGACGCGAATTAGTTCTCGCGAGCTTGATTTCGATCTTAGTTGATGAAAAGGGGATGTTCTGAGCAAACCGCAGCAGCAGTCGACATTCAGATTCAACGTGTTGATGTCCGTCTGTTCGAGCTCTTCGTATAGCGTTAATGCGTTCTCTTCTTCTACTGATAGTGTAATGTCCATTTTGCTGGTTCAATCTGAAGATAAGtaggagaaagaaaaaaaaccacatCATGAATGTGAAGCTGTTATGTTTACTGTTGGGAAAATTATCGTAGCTCGTTATAAATAATATTGCTGCCTGTAGTGCTCTTCATGTATTGATAAGCGTTCGGGTGATAGTTAAATGCCCTTCTCATGTGAGTGCTTCCAATCATGGATAACCACTGGGGCATAGCGACTACAAGGGAGAATTGTATTTCAAAATGCGAAAGAGATAATAGAAATTAAAGTGTACAAGATATTTTATTATTCATGTTTTATTCATCGCATATGGTAGTTCAAGAGTGTTTTCAAATTAAGTTAAGTCAGTGTACAAATGCGGAGATTTTTTACAAACgatgtttcgagaaaattcaattattttgaatGGGAAAATTTTCTAATCAATCGGTAGTCCAGATGTTTTAGTAGATATATTCAATGATAACTTCAAATATTTTCATGATAAGggtgaatcgatatttattgccacactgtcaaacttgcGTAACATTTGCCATTCATGACAGAAATTATCCAAACATTGTTCACCCACATGCTAAATCTTGGGTGTCGCATTGCGCCTTGGGAAAACTGGTGAATGTACATCATTCGATCATCTCAAGGATCTTCCAAAGATTCAAGAAACGAATGACAGTAGATCACAAGTCAGTAGTAAGGCGAAATACGGGGAAAACCCACAAAAAACACAAGAGAACAATGATTGCATATTTTACGCGGAATCTGAACGTTTCGACGCAGGATTTGGCCAAAAAATTTGATGTTAGCAGGTGGCCAAGAAACGATCCGGATGGAAAACGTACAAGGTGCAGAACTTCCCAA from Toxorhynchites rutilus septentrionalis strain SRP chromosome 3, ASM2978413v1, whole genome shotgun sequence encodes:
- the LOC129774970 gene encoding uncharacterized protein LOC129774970 produces the protein MDITLSVEEENALTLYEELEQTDINTLNLNVDCCCGLLRTSPFHQLRSKSSSRELIRVDSGVSSEDEGESAHSCPRHSEHTQEDDGLLYNHDNSSNSLSHDHHHLRQAHRTQYLFPRSKTSLSQRNERFHSFTLLESNILNSFQLQNFRKSSGGCDSANCSGQTSYSSTASSMIEDISDKIEEIGKMDTNIHSLMYKSVELHKDILSLEATTNRLLADTRKLSDDLDDVRYLDDLITILNGDIGPVIHREWPYQILFDTPIEEGTPVI